The Blastocatellia bacterium genome includes a region encoding these proteins:
- a CDS encoding aldose 1-epimerase, with amino-acid sequence MANDYAVHRQTRSGVEIFILEQAGQAQAEVAPALGNNCFALRAASDVLEPVAFDDFVSRPTSYGIPVLFPFPNRIRDGQFTFQGTAYQINPPRHGFVRDKAWTVVEAEASETDGAWLRCRFDARDYGEAILGQFPFPFVLEMTYRLHEGRLGIHLMATNTGERAMPAGFGLHPYFRRPARGSIQVPASHRWELADSLPTGKVMEVDEAYDLRQPRDLDSLVLDDIYSGLSAADAVTECRLTDDTQRLETIIEFSPRQFPFVVVYTPPAPRPAICIEPNSCPTDAFNLEQRGLPSNVLTLAPGAQASFDVWLYQRLLA; translated from the coding sequence ATGGCCAATGATTATGCCGTCCATCGCCAGACGCGCAGCGGCGTTGAGATTTTTATTCTCGAACAAGCCGGGCAGGCACAGGCCGAGGTCGCCCCGGCGCTCGGCAACAACTGCTTCGCATTGCGCGCGGCGTCCGATGTTTTAGAGCCGGTCGCCTTCGATGACTTCGTCAGCCGCCCGACAAGCTACGGCATCCCTGTGCTATTCCCCTTCCCGAATCGCATTCGCGACGGCCAGTTCACTTTTCAGGGAACCGCCTATCAAATCAATCCGCCGCGCCACGGCTTTGTGCGTGATAAAGCCTGGACGGTCGTCGAAGCCGAGGCTTCTGAAACGGACGGCGCGTGGTTGCGCTGCCGCTTCGACGCCCGCGACTATGGCGAAGCGATTCTCGGCCAGTTCCCATTCCCTTTTGTATTGGAGATGACCTATCGCCTGCATGAAGGCAGGCTCGGCATTCACCTGATGGCGACCAACACCGGCGAGCGGGCGATGCCCGCGGGCTTCGGCCTGCACCCTTACTTTCGCCGCCCGGCTCGCGGCTCGATTCAAGTCCCCGCGAGCCATCGCTGGGAGCTTGCCGACAGCTTACCGACCGGCAAGGTGATGGAGGTGGATGAGGCTTATGATTTACGTCAGCCGCGCGACCTCGACAGTCTGGTGCTGGATGATATTTATAGCGGCCTGAGCGCCGCCGACGCGGTGACCGAGTGCCGATTGACGGATGACACGCAACGCCTGGAAACCATCATCGAATTCAGCCCGCGACAATTCCCGTTTGTCGTCGTCTACACGCCGCCCGCGCCACGCCCGGCCATCTGCATTGAACCGAATAGCTGCCCGACGGATGCGTTCAACCTTGAGCAGCGCGGCCTCCCGAGCAACGTCCTGACGCTTGCGCCCGGCGCACAGGCGAGCTTTGATGTGTGGCTCTATCAACGATTGCTAGCCTAA
- a CDS encoding neutral zinc metallopeptidase, whose translation MRWIGGRESSNIEDRRGMSGGGIAAGGGLLGLIVLVVSLLTGHDPGSLQPDGGGNPSGMPGARRSIDPAREEQEKKFVAVVLGYTEDVWDQLFRQQGKTYPKPTLTLFTDTSQSGCGFASAATGPFYCPNDRHVYIDLQFFDELQTRFHAAGDFAQAYVIAHEIGHHVQKVLGILDQVHAKEQQVSKAEANHLSVRTELQADYLAGVWAHHAQQMKDILEPGDLEEALRAASAVGDDRLQQQGRGYVVPDSFTHGTSEQRARWFRLGYDTGDLSRMMELFNRSYDSL comes from the coding sequence ATGCGTTGGATAGGCGGTCGTGAGAGCAGCAACATCGAAGACCGGCGCGGCATGTCGGGCGGCGGCATTGCGGCGGGCGGCGGGCTTCTGGGTTTGATCGTGCTGGTCGTAAGCTTACTGACCGGCCATGATCCGGGGTCGTTACAACCGGATGGCGGCGGTAATCCGAGCGGTATGCCGGGGGCGCGTCGCAGCATAGACCCCGCCCGCGAAGAGCAAGAGAAAAAATTTGTCGCGGTCGTTCTCGGTTACACAGAGGACGTATGGGATCAACTGTTTCGCCAGCAAGGCAAGACGTATCCGAAGCCGACGCTGACGCTGTTTACCGACACCAGCCAATCCGGCTGCGGCTTTGCTTCGGCGGCGACCGGCCCGTTCTACTGTCCCAACGACCGCCACGTCTATATTGATCTGCAATTCTTTGATGAGTTGCAGACCCGCTTCCATGCAGCGGGCGACTTCGCGCAGGCTTATGTCATCGCCCACGAGATCGGCCATCACGTTCAGAAAGTCCTGGGCATTCTCGATCAGGTCCATGCCAAAGAGCAGCAGGTGAGCAAGGCCGAAGCGAATCACCTGTCGGTGCGGACGGAATTACAGGCGGACTATCTGGCCGGCGTCTGGGCGCACCACGCGCAACAGATGAAAGATATCCTGGAGCCGGGCGACCTCGAAGAAGCGCTGCGCGCCGCCAGCGCCGTCGGCGACGACCGCTTGCAGCAGCAAGGGCGCGGCTACGTCGTGCCCGATTCGTTCACGCACGGCACCAGTGAGCAGCGCGCCCGCTGGTTCCGGCTCGGCTACGATACCGGCGACCTGTCGCGGATGATGGAGCTCTTCAACCGCAGCTACGACAGCCTGTAG
- a CDS encoding amidase translates to MMKKASREKTARKKSDSANRVNRRAFVKLLPAAGATAIAATRIDTATLAQPPQQPQPPQRITKEMLHSAEQLIGVDLTPAQEEMALPGVNRNLTAYESLRKIDVPLDTEPAITFHPALPGKKFNTTPTKFKLSKQAPPTFKSVEEVAFFTAAQLGELIRTRRLSPVELTRMYIARLKRYGPKLNCVVTLMEETATRQAEQAEREIKSGKWRGPLHGVPWGAKDLFATRGTRTTWGAEPFREQMIDTDATVVERLREAGAVLLAKLSMGALAQGPRWFGGVTRNPWVPDEDRIGSSGSSAGSAAATAAGLVGFAVGTETLGSIVSPSSRCGVVGLRPTYGRISRYGAMGLSWTMDKVGPICRGVEDCAAVLQAAYGPDGHDLTVGDAAFNWMPDRPLAGMRIAYLQAEFERGDDKQKAMYKEALDALRAAGAKLEATELPKFSTDGLRIILSAEAATAFDDITRDGRINQLSGQTPNDWPNSFRTSRFITAVEYLRAQRARTLLMREMDQFMSRWDVFVSPAPGSASLLITNLTGHPAVCLPCGFIDNLPRSLMFTGGLYDEAAPLRVAMAFERATQWHTMHPKMDWA, encoded by the coding sequence ATGATGAAAAAAGCCTCGCGTGAAAAAACTGCTCGCAAGAAAAGTGATTCGGCTAACCGGGTCAACCGCCGCGCCTTCGTCAAGCTGCTCCCGGCTGCCGGCGCCACGGCGATTGCCGCTACGCGCATCGACACGGCGACGCTGGCGCAGCCGCCGCAGCAGCCGCAGCCGCCACAGCGCATCACCAAAGAGATGCTGCACAGCGCCGAGCAACTGATCGGCGTCGATCTCACGCCTGCGCAAGAAGAGATGGCGCTGCCGGGCGTCAACCGCAACCTCACGGCTTACGAATCATTGCGCAAGATCGATGTGCCGCTCGACACCGAGCCGGCCATCACGTTTCACCCGGCGCTGCCCGGCAAGAAGTTCAACACCACGCCGACAAAATTCAAGTTGAGCAAGCAAGCGCCGCCAACCTTCAAGTCGGTCGAAGAGGTCGCTTTCTTCACCGCCGCGCAGCTCGGCGAATTGATTCGCACGCGGCGACTGTCACCCGTCGAGCTGACGCGGATGTATATCGCGCGGCTCAAGCGCTACGGGCCGAAGCTCAACTGCGTCGTCACGCTGATGGAAGAAACGGCGACGCGGCAGGCCGAGCAGGCCGAGCGCGAGATCAAGAGCGGCAAATGGCGCGGGCCGCTGCACGGCGTCCCCTGGGGCGCGAAAGACTTGTTCGCCACCCGTGGCACACGAACGACCTGGGGGGCCGAGCCCTTCCGCGAGCAGATGATCGATACGGACGCCACGGTGGTCGAGCGGCTGCGCGAAGCCGGCGCGGTGTTGTTGGCCAAACTTTCGATGGGCGCGCTGGCGCAGGGGCCACGCTGGTTCGGCGGCGTGACCCGCAACCCGTGGGTGCCGGACGAAGACCGCATCGGGTCGAGCGGTTCGTCGGCAGGCTCGGCGGCGGCGACCGCTGCCGGCCTGGTCGGCTTTGCCGTCGGCACCGAAACGCTCGGCTCGATTGTTTCGCCGTCGTCGCGCTGCGGCGTGGTCGGATTGCGCCCGACCTATGGGCGCATCAGCCGCTACGGAGCGATGGGGTTGAGCTGGACGATGGACAAGGTCGGGCCGATCTGTCGCGGCGTCGAAGACTGCGCGGCGGTGCTTCAGGCGGCTTACGGGCCGGACGGGCACGACCTGACCGTAGGCGATGCGGCATTCAACTGGATGCCCGACAGGCCGCTTGCCGGAATGCGTATCGCTTACCTGCAAGCCGAGTTCGAGCGCGGCGACGACAAGCAGAAAGCCATGTACAAAGAGGCGCTCGACGCCTTGCGGGCCGCGGGCGCAAAGCTTGAAGCGACGGAGCTGCCGAAGTTTTCAACCGACGGACTGCGCATCATCTTGAGTGCCGAAGCGGCGACGGCTTTCGATGACATCACCCGCGATGGCCGGATCAATCAACTGTCGGGGCAGACGCCGAACGATTGGCCGAACTCGTTTCGCACTTCGCGTTTCATCACGGCGGTCGAATACCTGCGCGCCCAGCGCGCCCGCACGCTGCTGATGCGCGAGATGGATCAGTTCATGTCGAGGTGGGATGTCTTCGTTTCGCCTGCGCCCGGTAGCGCCAGCTTGCTCATCACTAACCTGACCGGCCACCCGGCGGTCTGTCTGCCGTGCGGCTTTATAGACAATCTGCCGCGCTCGCTGATGTTCACCGGCGGCTTGTATGACGAAGCCGCGCCGCTCCGCGTGGCGATGGCTTTCGAGCGCGCGACGCAGTGGCACACCATGCACCCGAAGATGGATTGGGCTTGA
- a CDS encoding S41 family peptidase, which yields MARPIVTRRIVLLFILCSLVVLPLVKATDTAAHSLDGYWLSDGYGLLAEVKGGEIKLFEITSLSCMRGDTFKLQAEPADPRGRRFVNDDDVLFLTPGPSPNTEWFHYLGAASKVLFRRATSRPEVCGHETANDPVTNFEVFAATFAAHHGFLKHRGVDWAAVTRTYRAKVTAETKPEELFDIFKAMIEPLHDAHTFIAARSIKKGFGGKRPGTLALTGDEKKRTIEILESRYLEDKLRSWCNGHVRYARLKGGAGYLRIDAFADYAKGSFDEGALALDAALDEIMKDVQGLRGLVIDVRINGGGADPYGVQIAGRLTDKAYVAFVKRARNDAQNPESWTPPQPSTARPSDRPRFLKRVVELIGPDTVSAGETFTMALMGRQPHITRIGENTQGVYSDVLVRQLPNGWRFGLPNEVFLTEQGKHFEATGVPPEIRVLVFPKADLEAGRDTALEKALEILK from the coding sequence ATGGCCCGACCGATTGTCACAAGGCGCATCGTTCTACTCTTCATCCTGTGCAGTCTCGTCGTGCTGCCGCTGGTCAAAGCCACCGACACGGCGGCGCACTCGCTTGATGGCTACTGGCTCTCGGATGGCTACGGTCTTCTGGCCGAGGTCAAGGGCGGCGAGATCAAGCTGTTTGAAATCACCTCGCTCAGTTGCATGCGCGGCGACACTTTCAAGCTACAGGCCGAGCCCGCCGACCCGCGCGGTAGGCGATTCGTCAACGATGACGATGTCCTCTTCCTGACCCCAGGCCCATCGCCGAATACGGAGTGGTTTCACTACCTCGGCGCAGCTTCCAAGGTGCTATTCCGCCGCGCAACTTCGCGCCCCGAAGTCTGCGGCCACGAGACCGCGAACGACCCGGTGACCAACTTCGAAGTCTTCGCCGCGACCTTTGCCGCGCATCATGGTTTTCTGAAGCACCGCGGCGTAGACTGGGCCGCCGTCACCCGGACCTACCGCGCGAAGGTGACTGCCGAGACGAAGCCAGAAGAGCTGTTCGACATCTTCAAGGCGATGATCGAGCCGCTGCACGACGCTCACACCTTCATCGCGGCGCGGAGTATCAAGAAGGGGTTTGGCGGCAAGCGGCCCGGCACGCTGGCGCTGACCGGCGACGAGAAGAAACGGACGATTGAGATTCTCGAAAGCCGCTACCTCGAAGATAAATTGCGCTCGTGGTGCAACGGCCACGTGCGCTACGCCCGCTTGAAAGGCGGCGCGGGCTACCTGCGCATCGACGCGTTTGCGGACTACGCCAAAGGCAGTTTCGACGAAGGCGCGCTCGCGCTCGACGCGGCGCTCGATGAAATCATGAAAGATGTTCAAGGGCTGCGCGGGCTGGTGATCGATGTGCGGATCAATGGCGGCGGCGCTGACCCTTACGGCGTGCAGATCGCCGGGCGGCTGACCGACAAAGCTTACGTTGCGTTCGTCAAGCGGGCACGCAATGACGCGCAGAATCCCGAAAGCTGGACGCCGCCGCAACCTTCTACGGCCCGTCCGAGCGACCGCCCGCGTTTCCTCAAGCGCGTCGTCGAGCTGATCGGCCCCGACACCGTGAGCGCCGGCGAGACCTTCACGATGGCCTTGATGGGACGGCAGCCGCACATCACACGCATCGGCGAAAACACGCAGGGCGTTTATTCAGATGTGCTGGTGCGCCAGCTCCCCAACGGCTGGCGCTTCGGCTTGCCGAATGAAGTCTTTCTGACCGAGCAGGGCAAGCACTTCGAGGCTACAGGCGTGCCGCCGGAGATTCGTGTGCTGGTCTTCCCGAAAGCTGACCTCGAAGCTGGACGTGATACGGCCCTAGAGAAAGCGCTTGAGATATTAAAATAA
- a CDS encoding lactate racemase domain-containing protein: MLIGKGYEEGFLTEAEIRGLMSEALAAAELDGKRVLILIPDRTRTAPIPQMFRLFHELLGGRVAALDYLIALGTHQPLNEAAINQLVGVTAQERATVFAGVRIFNHRWDVPETFTTLGEIPATEISEMTGGLLNQAVDVRLNRLIFDYDQIIICGPTFPHEVVGFSGGNKYFFPGIGGAEVINFSHWLGALITSYEVIGTRYTPVRRVIDRAAAMIDRPKLCFSLVVKGEQLAGLFIGSPEAAYEAAADLSAKLHIRWVERPFARVLSVMPEMYADIWTAAKGMYKLEPVVADGGEIIIYAPHIDEVSYTHGALLNRVGYHVRDYFLKQWPRFAHYPGGVLAHSTHLRGTGTFDAETGIEAPRIRVTLATRIPEERCRRLHLGYLDPAEINIEDWRGREAEGRLLVPKAGEMLYRLKPAAINA, from the coding sequence ATGCTGATCGGCAAAGGGTATGAAGAGGGCTTCTTGACGGAAGCCGAGATTCGCGGGCTGATGAGCGAAGCGCTCGCGGCTGCCGAACTCGACGGCAAGCGCGTGCTGATTCTCATCCCCGACCGCACACGCACCGCGCCCATCCCACAGATGTTTCGCCTCTTTCACGAACTGCTCGGCGGGCGCGTCGCCGCGCTCGATTATCTGATTGCGCTCGGCACCCATCAGCCGTTGAATGAAGCGGCCATCAATCAACTGGTCGGCGTGACGGCGCAAGAGCGCGCCACCGTGTTTGCCGGCGTCCGGATATTCAACCACCGATGGGACGTGCCGGAAACCTTCACGACGCTCGGCGAGATTCCCGCGACAGAGATCAGCGAGATGACCGGCGGCCTGCTTAATCAAGCGGTAGACGTTCGCTTGAACCGGCTGATCTTCGATTACGATCAGATCATCATCTGCGGGCCGACCTTCCCGCACGAAGTGGTCGGCTTTTCGGGCGGCAATAAGTATTTCTTCCCCGGCATCGGCGGCGCCGAGGTCATCAACTTTTCGCACTGGCTCGGCGCATTGATTACCAGCTATGAAGTGATCGGCACACGCTACACGCCTGTGCGCCGCGTCATTGACCGGGCGGCGGCGATGATTGATCGCCCGAAGCTCTGCTTCAGCCTGGTCGTTAAAGGCGAGCAGTTGGCCGGGCTCTTCATCGGCTCGCCCGAAGCCGCTTACGAAGCCGCAGCCGACCTGTCGGCGAAATTACATATCCGCTGGGTCGAGCGCCCGTTTGCGCGCGTCTTGTCGGTGATGCCTGAAATGTACGCCGACATCTGGACGGCGGCAAAGGGCATGTACAAGCTGGAGCCTGTGGTCGCCGACGGCGGCGAGATCATCATCTACGCGCCGCACATTGACGAAGTCAGCTATACGCACGGCGCGCTGCTCAACCGCGTCGGCTACCACGTTCGTGATTATTTTTTGAAACAGTGGCCGCGCTTCGCGCACTATCCCGGCGGCGTCCTGGCGCACAGCACGCACCTGCGCGGCACGGGAACCTTTGACGCTGAGACGGGCATCGAAGCGCCGCGCATCCGTGTGACACTGGCGACGCGGATACCTGAGGAGCGCTGCCGCCGCTTGCATCTTGGTTATCTCGATCCCGCAGAAATTAATATTGAAGATTGGCGCGGGCGTGAAGCTGAAGGCCGCTTGCTGGTGCCGAAGGCCGGCGAGATGCTCTACCGATTGAAGCCGGCGGCAATCAACGCCTAG
- a CDS encoding S41 family peptidase: MKRLYALALLALACLPIAAAGREARLVRYPHYYKGRIAFTYLGDVWTANEDGSNVTRLTVHKARDVYPRFSPDGRWIAFSSDRDGNLDVFIIPAGGGTAKQLTFHSADDAVLGWTPDSRAVLFSSQRGEDFMPKLYTVSVDGGLPRSAGPDMGVWASYSPDGQKLAVNRRSQVYWRKYYRGAYQSDVTVMDVAAKKFTDITDFNGADSWPMWASDGFIYFVSDRDGNGLTNIWRVAESGGKAERVTTFKSGDVRWPAISGDGKTIMFEHDFGVWKLDTASRRATPIKLDIAAETQENASETRDFNSQVDDYDLAPSGRRIALTIHGEIFTAPTDEGDLRQITNSPWRDKDPQYSPDGKWVAFVSDQSGREEIYIAPADASLQPQKITDIDALKLNFAWSPGSKEIVFTASDDKLRKYNVDSKQTVELATSKYGNIGAPVWSPDGKWIAYAKPDYTRTQDIILISASGGEERKVTFDSSNDINPHFTHDGRKLYFVRTEAGAGGGGQPSAQLYAVALERQERDPADPEDRPETTDQDQDGAQRRAMGAPRNQPVKEINIDWAGLKRRTTQVTRMPFAVFNYTLAPDNRTVVFVTTEPAGTRSIPVIYSIQEDGKRLTRLAAGEAPSGEGEGGGGGFFGRGGISNLNVTRDGRSLFYQEGNAVYSLALQAQAAGAAAAPTGATAGGRESARRRVNFVAKVKIDKPEEWAEMFDDAWRTMKYRFYDPQMHGKDWDAARAKYQPLVADVGDRQELLNIINEMIGELNASHTGAAPPTRGREGGAATVHLGFDLEPDAAAGRYKVTAIYEDGPADKDWVKVKAGDYLIAIDGKPVKAGDDYWELLNDRLNRKVTVTLNDKPSEEGAWRARIEPVSMQAFSQLRYERWVRQRREMVDKLSGGRIGYLHIQAMNPPSLRRFEKEIRENRNKEALIIDQRWNGGGNIEQELLAILVQREYQIWQPRGAEATGRPFAGFFGPKVVLQNWRSASNAEMFPAGFRALGLGKVIGTPTMGAVIGTGSYSLIDGSTVRTPGVGVFLADQKRTNMENYGVQPDILVENTPEDNLAGRDRQLETAVQELLKELGSRSQQAKKD, from the coding sequence ATGAAAAGACTCTATGCGCTTGCATTGCTCGCTCTCGCCTGCCTGCCGATAGCGGCGGCGGGCCGCGAAGCCCGGCTGGTGCGCTACCCGCATTATTACAAAGGACGCATTGCATTTACCTACCTCGGCGACGTCTGGACGGCTAACGAAGACGGCTCGAACGTCACGCGCTTGACGGTGCATAAGGCGCGCGATGTCTACCCGCGCTTTTCGCCTGATGGCCGCTGGATCGCTTTCTCGTCCGACCGCGACGGCAATCTCGATGTCTTCATCATTCCGGCTGGCGGCGGCACCGCCAAACAACTGACCTTCCACTCCGCCGACGACGCGGTGCTGGGCTGGACGCCGGATTCGCGCGCCGTCCTCTTCTCTTCGCAGCGCGGCGAAGACTTCATGCCGAAGCTCTACACGGTTAGCGTAGACGGCGGCCTGCCGCGTAGCGCCGGCCCCGACATGGGCGTCTGGGCCAGCTATTCGCCCGACGGCCAGAAGCTCGCCGTCAACCGCCGCTCGCAGGTCTACTGGCGCAAGTATTATCGCGGCGCGTATCAAAGCGACGTGACGGTGATGGACGTGGCGGCAAAGAAGTTCACCGACATCACAGACTTCAATGGCGCGGACTCGTGGCCGATGTGGGCCTCGGACGGCTTCATCTATTTCGTCAGCGACCGCGACGGCAACGGCCTGACCAACATCTGGCGCGTCGCCGAAAGCGGCGGCAAGGCCGAGCGCGTCACCACCTTCAAGAGCGGCGACGTGCGCTGGCCGGCCATCAGCGGTGACGGCAAGACCATCATGTTCGAGCATGACTTTGGCGTCTGGAAACTCGACACCGCGAGCCGCCGGGCGACGCCCATCAAGCTCGACATCGCCGCCGAGACGCAAGAGAACGCCAGCGAGACGCGCGACTTCAACTCGCAGGTTGACGATTACGACCTCGCGCCGTCGGGCCGCCGCATCGCCCTGACGATTCACGGCGAAATATTTACCGCGCCGACCGACGAAGGCGACCTGCGGCAAATCACCAACAGCCCCTGGCGCGACAAAGACCCGCAGTATTCGCCTGACGGCAAGTGGGTCGCTTTCGTCAGCGACCAGAGCGGGCGCGAAGAAATCTACATCGCCCCGGCGGACGCTAGCCTCCAGCCGCAGAAGATCACCGACATCGATGCCCTGAAGCTCAACTTCGCATGGTCGCCCGGCTCGAAAGAGATTGTCTTCACGGCGTCTGATGACAAGCTGCGCAAGTACAACGTCGACAGCAAGCAGACCGTCGAGCTGGCCACGTCGAAGTACGGCAACATCGGCGCGCCGGTCTGGTCGCCCGATGGTAAGTGGATCGCTTACGCGAAGCCCGACTACACGCGCACACAAGACATTATCTTGATCTCGGCTTCGGGCGGCGAGGAGCGCAAGGTGACGTTCGACTCGTCAAACGACATCAACCCGCACTTCACGCACGACGGGCGCAAGCTCTACTTCGTGCGCACGGAAGCCGGCGCGGGTGGCGGCGGGCAGCCGTCGGCGCAGCTTTACGCGGTCGCCCTCGAACGCCAGGAGCGCGACCCCGCCGACCCCGAAGACCGCCCCGAAACCACCGATCAAGACCAGGACGGCGCGCAACGTCGAGCGATGGGCGCGCCGCGCAATCAGCCGGTCAAAGAGATCAACATTGACTGGGCGGGCCTCAAGCGCCGCACTACGCAAGTGACGCGCATGCCGTTCGCGGTCTTCAACTACACCCTCGCGCCGGACAACCGCACGGTGGTATTTGTGACGACGGAGCCCGCCGGCACGCGCAGCATCCCTGTGATCTACTCGATTCAGGAAGACGGCAAGCGCTTGACGCGGCTGGCCGCGGGCGAAGCGCCGAGCGGCGAAGGCGAAGGCGGCGGCGGCGGTTTCTTTGGCCGCGGCGGCATCTCGAATCTGAACGTCACGCGCGATGGCCGCTCGCTCTTTTATCAGGAAGGCAACGCCGTCTATTCTCTCGCCTTGCAAGCTCAGGCGGCAGGCGCGGCGGCGGCTCCGACCGGCGCGACGGCGGGTGGCCGCGAGAGCGCGCGGCGGCGCGTCAACTTTGTCGCCAAGGTCAAGATTGATAAGCCCGAGGAATGGGCCGAAATGTTCGACGATGCATGGCGGACGATGAAGTACCGCTTCTATGATCCGCAGATGCATGGCAAGGACTGGGACGCGGCGCGCGCCAAGTACCAGCCGCTCGTCGCAGATGTCGGCGACCGGCAAGAGCTGTTAAACATCATCAACGAGATGATCGGCGAGTTGAACGCTTCGCACACCGGCGCGGCCCCGCCGACGCGCGGTCGCGAAGGCGGCGCGGCGACCGTGCATCTCGGCTTTGATCTTGAGCCCGACGCGGCGGCGGGCCGTTACAAAGTGACGGCGATTTATGAAGACGGCCCGGCGGATAAAGACTGGGTGAAGGTCAAGGCGGGCGATTACCTGATCGCCATTGACGGCAAGCCTGTGAAGGCCGGCGACGATTACTGGGAGCTGTTGAACGACCGCTTGAATCGCAAGGTGACCGTGACCTTAAACGACAAGCCGAGCGAAGAGGGCGCGTGGCGGGCGCGCATCGAGCCGGTGTCGATGCAGGCGTTCAGCCAGTTGCGTTACGAGCGCTGGGTACGGCAGCGGCGCGAGATGGTCGACAAGCTCTCTGGCGGGCGCATCGGTTACCTGCACATTCAGGCGATGAACCCGCCCAGCTTGCGCCGGTTCGAGAAAGAGATTCGCGAGAACCGCAACAAGGAAGCGCTGATCATTGACCAGCGTTGGAACGGCGGCGGCAACATCGAACAGGAGCTGCTGGCGATACTCGTGCAACGCGAATATCAAATCTGGCAGCCGCGCGGCGCCGAAGCGACGGGCCGTCCGTTCGCAGGCTTCTTCGGCCCCAAGGTGGTGCTGCAAAACTGGCGCTCGGCTTCAAACGCCGAGATGTTCCCGGCGGGCTTCCGCGCGTTGGGATTGGGCAAGGTGATCGGCACGCCAACGATGGGCGCGGTGATCGGCACGGGCAGTTATTCGCTGATTGACGGCTCGACGGTGCGGACGCCGGGCGTCGGCGTTTTCCTCGCCGACCAGAAGCGCACGAACATGGAGAACTACGGCGTGCAGCCCGACATCCTGGTCGAGAATACGCCTGAAGACAACCTCGCGGGCCGCGACCGCCAGCTTGAGACTGCCGTGCAGGAGTTGTTGAAAGAGCTCGGCTCGCGCAGCCAGCAGGCAAAGAAAGATTAA
- a CDS encoding DUF4230 domain-containing protein: protein MRFNQQNAQPRRLWPWAVGLALLGVVLSLAIWLAIARLNLMAGNASQTQVTQSAVVQQVEKVAKLVSSETTLRDVVVYENTYYGSTKKALVVITGKLLAGINLDKGTDVQIDDKTKLITISLPRPEVLAIEITNVQTYDEQRGLWNPFTAADHDAIYKLARDKFAETGNEMKVADAAQQSATEMLQAMFSTNGYRAEITYR from the coding sequence ATGAGATTCAATCAACAGAACGCGCAGCCGCGCCGGCTGTGGCCGTGGGCGGTCGGGCTGGCCTTGCTGGGCGTCGTGCTGTCGCTGGCCATCTGGCTGGCGATTGCGCGGCTCAACCTGATGGCCGGCAACGCCAGCCAGACGCAGGTGACGCAGTCGGCGGTCGTCCAGCAAGTCGAGAAAGTCGCCAAGCTGGTGTCGAGCGAAACCACCCTGCGCGATGTCGTCGTCTACGAAAACACCTATTACGGCTCGACCAAGAAAGCCCTGGTTGTGATTACCGGAAAGTTGCTCGCGGGCATCAACCTCGACAAAGGCACAGACGTGCAGATTGACGACAAGACCAAACTAATCACCATCAGTCTGCCGCGGCCCGAAGTGCTGGCCATCGAGATCACCAACGTGCAGACCTACGACGAGCAGCGCGGTCTGTGGAACCCCTTCACGGCTGCCGACCACGACGCGATCTACAAACTGGCGCGCGATAAGTTTGCCGAAACCGGCAACGAGATGAAGGTCGCCGACGCCGCCCAGCAGAGCGCCACCGAGATGCTGCAAGCCATGTTTTCCACAAATGGCTACCGCGCCGAAATCACTTACCGTTAA